A genomic region of Papaver somniferum cultivar HN1 chromosome 7, ASM357369v1, whole genome shotgun sequence contains the following coding sequences:
- the LOC113299598 gene encoding kunitz trypsin inhibitor 2-like, translating to MKISLLVWALLLSSLSILSFMALTDTIVLDMDGAKLRTSSNYYVVPVIRGKGGGGLGIGLRDNTCPFFVLQENFEVSNGIPLRFFHADRNLKAVNISVDVNVVFSTATTCVQSTAWRLGEIDDLTGKRYVKTGGIVGNPGLGTVNNWFKIEKHGGGGDYKLVYCPGVCKFCKVVCGDLGVLYEDGSRWLGLSDAPLAMTFKKA from the coding sequence ATGAAGATAAGTTTACTAGTATGGGCTCTCTTACTTTCTTCCTTAAGTATTTTATCGTTTATGGCTTTAACTGACACAATTGTGCTTGATATGGATGGCGCGAAACTCCGGACATCGTCAAATTACTACGTTGTTCCTGTTATTCGTGGGAAAGGTGGGGGTGGACTGGGAATTGGGCTGCGAGACAATACATGTCCCTTCTTTGTTCTGCAGGAAAATTTTGAAGTTTCTAATGGAATACCACTGAGATTTTTTCATGCTGATAGGAATCTGAAGGCAGTAAATATATCAGTTGATGTGAATGTAGTGTTCTCAACAGCGACAACCTGTGTACAATCGACTGCTTGGAGACTTGGAGAAATTGATGATTTAACGGGCAAGAGGTACGTTAAAACCGGTGGGATTGTTGGTAATCCAGGTTTAGGGACAGTTAATAACTGGTTTAAGATAGAAAAACATGGAGGTGGAGGAGACTATAAACTTGTTTATTGCCCCGGTGTTTGTAAGTTCTGTAAAGTTGTTTGTGGGGATTTGGGCGTTCTTTATGAGGATGGTAGTAGATGGTTAGGTTTAAGTGATGCACCGCTAGCAATGACGTTCAAAAAAGCATAA